A part of Capsicum annuum cultivar UCD-10X-F1 chromosome 6, UCD10Xv1.1, whole genome shotgun sequence genomic DNA contains:
- the LOC107873974 gene encoding putative uncharacterized protein AFDN-DT encodes MGREMGQSRPYAEVGMTGRERSITSSCGAWDDGKGGGDPELVQSLGWGGAVAWDREEGDGPGLVWSLGWGVSREVSSSSEAWDGERGRSWDLVKPRMRAGGRVGPSLMWSLYKGRIGPTLVWSLGREGRGRGRSQARVAPGIGREVAILGSYGGKENRRSQASAEPGTGRERGNLGLVQSLGRGGRWKVLGSCGAWYGEGDRQSRAHTMPGMGRESGWSRARVGPGMGRKGGLGLVRSLGRGRRGKVESRTGDDNLKDDNK; translated from the exons ATGGGGAGGGAAATGGGTCAATCCCGCCCATATGCGGAGGTTGGGATGACAGGAAGGGAGAGGTCTATCACGTCCTCATGCGGAGCTTGGGACGACGGGAAGGGAGGGGGCGATCCCGAGCTCGTGCAAAGCCTGGGATGGGGAGGG GCTGTGGCCTGGGATAGGGAGGAAGGGGACGGTCCTGGGCTCGTGTGGAGCTTGGGATGGGGAGTGAGTAGAGAGGTCTCGAGCTCGTCCGAAGCTTGGGACGGGGAGAGAGGGCGATCTTGGGATCTTGTGAAGCCTAGAATGAGGGCGGGGGGCAGGGTCGGTCCCAGTCTCATGTGGAGCTTGTACAAGGGCAGGATCGGTCCCACTCTCGTGTGGAGCCTGGGACGGGAAGGAAGAGG GAGAGGGCGGTCCCAGGCTCGTGTGGCACCTGGGATAGGGAGGGAGGTGGCTATCCTGGGCTCATACGGAGGAAAGGAGAATAGGCGATCCCAGGCTAGTGCGGAGCCTGGGACGGGGAGGGAGCGGGGAAATCTCGGGCTAGTGCAGAGCCTAGGAAGGGGAGGAAGGTGGAAGGTCCTGGGCTCGTGCGGTGCCTGGTATGGAGAGGGAGACAGGCAGTCCCGTGCTCATACGATGCCTGGAATGGGGAGGGAGAGTGGGTGGTCTCGGGCTCGTGTGGGGCCTGGGATGGGGAGGAAGGGTGGTCTCGGGCTCGTACGGAGCTTGGGTCGAGGTAGAAGAGGGAAGGTTGAGTCTAGAACGGGGGATGACAATCTCAAAGACGATAACAAATGA